TTCATCAGTGGCGGCCGTGAGTCGAATGAAGGCCGTCATTGTTTTGCCAAGGGCGGCCGGATCGACGCGGACGGTGTAGCCGCCGATCACGCCTCGCTGTTCGAGTTTGCGGACGCGCTCGAACACCGAGGGCGCGGTGAGGCCCACTTCGGCGGCGATGGCGGCGTTGGTCATGCGCGCATCGCGCTGGAGCAAATCCAATATTTTACGATCGGTGTCGTCCAGTGCAACAGTTGGCATATTAGCGAAACAGCAGGCATAGCAGGAAAGCGATCACCGGGATGGCGAGCCAAATCAGTTCGCCAAATGGCGTGCCGCTGTAGGCCGCTAGAACAGGCCGTTGAGTATAAGGATGGTCGTTGAATTTAGGATAACGTGAGACGTTCATTGTAAACTTGCCTTTCTTTGATAAACCCCTGCCAGCTTCAGCCTGTTATTTTAAGACAAATTCCACATTTGTCAATTTATAATTAGTGCTATCGTGATTTTCCCTAAGAATCTTCGTCTTTTTAACCGAAACACCCTTCTGGGCGATTCCCGGAAGGGTGTTTCCTTGCAGGAGTTCATTGCAGGGCTATGACTTGTAGCCGATCTGCCGCAGGAAGCCTTTGCGCCAGGCAATGTCCTCGTCGCCTTCAATGCCTTTGGGCGAGAACCCGTCCACCACGCCGAGAATGCCCCGGCCTTGATCGGTTTTGGCGATGACGACCTCCACCGGGTTGGCCGTCGCGCAGAAAACGCCGCATATCTCAGGCACGGCCTTGATCGTGTTCAGGACGTTGATCGGGTAAAAGCCATCGCCCAGAAAAATGATGAAGCTGTGTCCGGCGCCCACAGTTTGGGCGTTCCGGCGAGCCAGTTCGATCATCGCCTCGTCCGTCCCCGTCCAGCGAATCAAACACTTGCCCGAGGCTTCACAGAACGCCAGCCCGAATTTGATCCCCGGCACGGCGTTAACCAGCGCCTCGTGAATGTCCTCGACGGTTTTGATGAAGTGCGACTGGCCGAGGATGAAGTTGATGGTTTCCGGTTTTTCGATCTTGACAGTTGAGAGTTCCATGGGTGTGCCTCCTTGTGATAGACCCAAGTATATTCGACTTGTTGTTTGGCAGTGACACAATTGTCGAATTTGATTATAGAATCAGGCAGTAAATTGCCCGAAAGCGCGTCTTCGGCGTAAACCAAAGAAGCGTTTTTGTTTGACGGGCTAAGTTGTGCAATTGTACAATGTCCCTGCCCAGGAGTTGTGGTTTAAGACAAGCGCGAGATGTTGTCCTTGGGTAAATTGCTTTATGATAGGGACAGGCAATCCCTCACAGGAGACACACATTGACGACAATCGCTATCCTCGGTGGCACCGGCCACGAAGGCTTTGGGCTTGGAGCGCGCTGGGCCAGAGCCGGGCACACCATCATCATCGGCTCGCGCGCGGCGGAGAAGGCCGAGGCCGCGGCCAATGAACTCAACGCGCAACTCGGCGCGAACAGCGTTCGCGGCCTTGAAAACCCGGCGGCGGCTCAGGCGGCGGAGATTGTGGTGATCGCCGTCCCGTACTCGGCCCACGCTCCCACCCTCGAAAGCGTGCGCGAGGCCGTGCAGGGTAAAATCTTTGTGGATGTGACCGTGCCCCTCGTCCCGCCCAAAGTGTCACGGGTGCAAATGCCTGCCGCTGGGTCGGCCAGCCAGGAAGCGCAGAACTTGCTTGGTCCCAATGTCAAAGTGGTGACAGCTTTCCAGAGCATCTCTGCCGAACATCTCAAAGACCCTGACCGCGCAATTGATTGCGATGTGCTGGTGTGCGGCGATGATAAAGAGGCGAAGGCAGTGGTGATCGGGTTGGCCGCCGATGCCGGAATGAAGGCCTGGGACGCCGGGCCGCTCGCCAACGCCGTGGTGGTCGAGGGCCTCACTTCAGTCCTCATCGGCCTTAATCAGAAACACAAAGTCAAATCGTCGGGCATCAAAATCACCGGCATCAACTAATCCTACAGGAGGCAGGCATGACTCAGCGAGTCGCTCTTTATTTGCAGGACGCTCACCCGTTGCAAGACGGGATCAAATATGCGCAGTACGCCGAGAGCAAGGGCTTCGAGGCGGTGTGGCAGGCCGAGAGCCGGCTGGTGCGCGATGCCGTTGTGCCCATGGCGGCCTTCGCCGCCACCACTTCCAAAATCAAAATTGGATCGGGCGTGATCAACAACTGGACGCGCAACATCGGCCTGCTGGCCGCCACCTGGTTGACGCTGGATGATCTTGCGCCCAATCGCATGATCTGCGGCATTGGCGCCTGGTGGGATCCGCTGGCGAAAAATGTCGGCATCGAGCGCAAGAAGCCTCTGCTGGCCATGCGCGAGACCATCGAGGTTATGCGCCGCTTGTTGCGGATGGAGAACGTCACCTTTCATGGCGAGTTTCACCACGTGACCGGCATTGAGTTGGACGTGGTGCATGGCCGCCGCGAGCCGCGCAACGTGCCGATCTACATCGGGGCAACCGGCGACCAGATGATGGAACTAACCGGCGAGATCGCCGACGGCGCGGTGCTCAACTACTGTGTGCCGCCCGAATATAACGACAAAGCCCTCGAACTGCTTGATAAGGGCGCGAAGAAATCCGGGCGGCGGCTCGAAGACATTGACCGCCCGCAGTTGGTCGTGTGTTCGGTGGATCACGACCGCAAGAAAGCGATTGAGGCGGCCAAAGTCTTGCTCACCCAGTACCTTGCCCAACAGCCGCACATCGCCAAAGCCTCCGGCGTCAGCGAAGACATCGTCAAGAAAGTGCAATCCATCCTCGGCTGGCCGGCCACCAAAGAGCAGGTTCACGAAGCCATGCAGTTCGTGCCCGACGACTTCGTGCTGAAGATTTCGGCCACCGGCACACCCGACGAAGCGCGAGCCAAAGTGCAGGAATACATTAAGCGCGGTTGCACCTGCCCGATCCTCTATCCAATGAGCGATCCCTATTTGATGATTGACACCTTCACCCAAGCATGATGCAAACTTTGGCGGCGGCCCCGCTGGTGCTCATTCGCGGCGGCGGCGACCTCGCTACCGGCATCGCCCACCGCCTGCGCCGCGCCGGGCTGGCCGTGCTCGTCACCGAACTGCCTCAGCCGCTCACCGTGCGCCGGGCGGTCGCGTTTGCCGAGGCGGTTTACGAAGGCGAGATCGAGGTTGAAGGGATCACGGCCAGGCGCGCACCTGATCTTCAAGCGGCGCTGATCTGCATCAACGTCGGGGAAGTCGCCGTGCTGGTGGATGACGTTGGCCTGTCCCTCCCCCGCCTTCAGCCGCCCATCGTCGTGGATGCTCGCATGGCGAAACAACCGCTCGACACGCGCCTGACCGACGCGCCGCTCGTCATTGGCATCGGGCCGGGCTTTGTCGCCGGAGAAAATTGCCACGCGGTGGTGGAGACTAATCGTGGCCACAACCTGGGCCGCGTCTACTGGCAGGGTTGCGCCGAAACCGACACCGGCCAGCCCGAAGCCGTGCAAGGCTTTACCGGTCAGCGTGTGCTACGCGCTCCGAGTGATGGCCTGTTCATCGGTCACGCTCGCATCGGCGACAAAATCAAAGCCGGTGAGGCGCTGGCAAGCGTCGCCGGCCAACCGATCATCACCACCTTCGACGGCGTCTTGCGCGGGATTTTACACGACGGCATCCCCGTCACCGCCGGGATGAAAGTGGGCGACCTTGACCCGCGTGGCCGCCCTGACTACTGTTTCACCATCTCCGACAAAGCCCGGGCCGTGGGCGGCGGAGTCTTGGAAGCAATCCTGGCCGGGGTGGACAAAAGGCGGCCTCAACCTGGAAATTCAACAACAAACTCTCAAGGAGTATCAGCATGACAACCAAAGTTACGCCCGAAACCGTCAAACAAATTCAATCCCGCGTCGCCGAGCAACGCGAGACCCTCATCAAATTCATGCGCGAGATTTGCGCCATCCCCTCGATGGACTCGCAGATCGGGCCGGTGGGCGAGCGCATTCAGGCCGAAATGAAGAAGCTTGGCTACGACGAGGTGCGCTTCGACAAGATGGGCAACACGGTCGGGCGCATTGGCAATGGGCCGAAGAAGATTGTGTTCGACTCGCACATTGACACCGTCGGCATCGGCGACCGCTCGGCCTGGCAATGGGATCCGTTTGAGGGCAAAGTGGAAGATGGGGTTTTGTACGCGCGCGGCGCTTGCGACGAGAAGGGTAGCACGCCGGGCATGGTTTATGGTTTGGCTATTGCCCGCGATCTCGGTTTGCTAGACGGCTGGACGGCGTACTATTTTGGCAACATGGAAGAGTGGTGCGATGGCATTGCTCCCAACACCTTCGCCGAAGTGGATCCTAAAGTGCGCCCCGACTTTGTGGTGATTGGCGAGCCGACGCGGATGCAGGTCTATCGCGGCCACAAAGGACGGGTGGAGATCAAGGTCGTGTCCAAAGGCAAGAGCGCCCACGCGGCCAGCAACCATTTGGGGGACAACGCTATCTACAAACTGCTCCCACTGCTCGCCGGCATCCGTGACCTGGAGCCGCAATTAGGCGACCACGAATTTCTCGGCCACGGCAAAATCACTGTGAGCGACATGCAGGTGAAGACCCCCAGCATCAACGCTGTGCCCGACGAAGCCACCGTTTTCATTGACCGCCGCCTGACGTTTGGCGAGGACAAGAATGCCGCCATTGAGCAAGTGCGTTCGCTCATCCCGCCCGAACATCGCAGTTCAATCACCGTTGAGGAGATGTTCTACCAAAACCCGTCGTACACCGGCTTCGTCTTCCCGGTGGACAAATACTTTCCGGCCTGGGCTTACGAGGACTCGCACCCGCTGGTGCAAGCCGGGCAGGCGGCGCGCAAACTCATCGGGTTGGCCGAGGCGCTGAGCGGCAAGTGGAGTTTTAGCACCAATGGCATTTACTGGGCAGGCAAGGCCAGGATCGCATCCATTGGTTTCGGGCCGGGCGACGAAGTGACGGCCCACACCGTGAACGACTCGGTGTCGCTGGACGACATGGTGAAGGCGACCGAGTTCTACGCGGTTCTGCCGGGGTTGCTGTAAAGGTGTCCTATGCCCATTCGCGAGTATCAACGCCCCAAAGATTTGCCCGCCGCCCAGGCCGCCCTGCGCCAGCCAGGGGCAACACCGCTGATGTTTGGGCCGCGTCTGCCCGACGATCCGTTTGCGGGCCTGGATACGGTGGTAGACGTGAGCCGGTTGGAACTCAACTATATTCGCGCGAGCGATGCGGCGATTCGAATCGGAGCCGCCACGCCACTGCAAGCGATTGTCGAGTCGCCGGAAGTGCAAGGTGAAGCGCATGGCCTGCTGGCCGAAGCCGCCCGGTTGGTTGCGCCCCTCACGCTTCGCAACCTGGCGACGATTGGCGGGGCTTCGCAGGCAAAAGACGGCCCGCCCGAAGTGAAGCTGGCCTTGCTGGTGTTGGATGCAACCCGCGCGCCCGGTGATCCTCTAGCCGAAATTGTTCTGCCGCGCTCGCCGCAACCAAGCCCGGGCGCGGCCCTGGCGCGAGTGGCCCGCTCGCCGCGTGACGAGGCCATTGTGGCCGCCGCCGCGAAGTTGTCCGTTGAGAGCGGCCTGTGTCGAAACGTGAGGCTGGCTGTCGCCGGAGATTCTGCCCAACCCCTGCGTGTGACAAGCGCCGAAATTTTGTTGGAAGGCCAGCCGTGGAGTGAAGATAAACTGCGCGCCGTCGTGGAGCGCGTGTTAGCCGAAGCGCAACCTGTCGGCGATTATCGCGGTAGCGCCGAGTATCGAAAAGAAATGGCCGGTGTGCTGGCTCGCCGCGTACTGGCTGAAGCCCGGGAACGCGCCAATAACTAATAACCAATAACCAATTACTGCTGTCAGCGACAGACACTCATGAACATTCAATTCACCCTCAACGGGCAATCCAAAACATTCTCCTGCGCGCCGGGCGAGACGCTCATGTCGCTCTTGCGGCGCTCCGGCATGTGGAGCGTCAAGCACGGCTGTGAGACCGGCGAGTGCGGCGCGTGTTCGGTGTTGATTGACGGCAAGTTGACGCCGACTTGTGTGATGCTGGCCGCGCAAGCCGACGGTCACTCCATCGTTGCCAACGAGTCGCTCAACATCGGCCCAAGCCTGCATCCGATCCATCAGGCGTTTGCCGAGACGGGCGCGATCCAGTGCGGCTACTGCACCCCGGCGATGGCTCTGGCCGCGAAGCAATTGCTGGAGAAGGAGCCGAGGCCCACCGAAGCGCAAGTGCGCGACGCCTTGAGCGGCGTGCTCTGCCGTTGCACTGGCTACGTGAAACCGGTGGAAGCGATTCTGCGGGTGGCGGCGGTTCTGCGCGGCGAGGCGGTTCCACCCATTGATGGCGGCCACGCCATTCCCATCGAGTCGCTCTTCGGCGCGTCCATGCGCCCATTTGAAGAGCCGCCTTCCCCGGCAACCGGCGGCGGCGTTCAGACTCAATCGCGCCTCATCACCTTCCCCACCGTTGACACCAAGCCCACCACCGAAGTCGTCGGTCGCCCCGAAACCAAAGTGGACGCGGTCAAACTGGCGAAGGGCAAACCCGTTTTTGCCGACGACGTTGATCTGCCGGGAATGTTGCACGCGGCCATGCTCACCAGCCCGCACGCTCACGCCCGCATCAAACACATTGACGCCAGCAAAGCCAGAGTCTTGCCCGGCGTTCATGCCGTGCTCACTTATCAGGATGTGCCGCGCGTGATCTACGCCTCGGGTGGACAGACCTGGCCCAACCCCAAGCCCTGGGATCAGGTGTCGCTCGACTCGAAAGTGCGGCACGTGGGCGACCGAGTGGCCGTCGTGGCGGCGGAGTCGCCGGAGATTGCCAAAGAAGCGGTGAAGCTAATCGAAGTTGAGTACGAAGTTCTGCCTTCAGCCTTCACGCCCGACGAGGCGATGAAACCCGGCGCGCCGATCATCCACGACGAGCCGGACGCGGTGGGCATCAACGACGCCGGCCGCAACATCGCCGCCACGATTCACACGACGATTGGCGACATTGACAAAGGCTTGGCCGAGTCCGATCACGTCTTCGAGCGAACGTATCACGTCCACCAAGTTCAGCAGGCGCACATTGAGCCGCACATCGTAGTCACTTACTGGGACGAAGACGAGCGGCTGGTGATTCGCACCAGCACTCAGGTTCCGTTTCATGTGCGGCGCATGGTAGCCCCTCTGCTCGGCCTGCCCGTCAAGCGCATTCGCGTCATCAAGCCCCGCATCGGCGGCGGCTTCGGCGGCAAGCAGGAAATGCTCATCGAAGACCTGTGCGCCCACCTGACCATTGCCACTAGCCGCCCGGTGCGTTTTGAATATACCCGCGAACAGGAGTTCACCAGCGCCCGCTCGCGCCACCCGCAAACCATCACTTACCGCGCTGGGGTGAAGAAGGACGGCACGCTCAATGCGCTTCACATGCATATTGTGGAGAACACGGGCGCGTACGGCACGCACGGCCTCACCGTGTGCAGTGTGGCCGGCATGAGAGGCCTCGCCACTTACAAGAGTCCGCACATGTTGCTCGAGGCCGAGATCGTCTACACGAACATCCCCACACCCGGCGCGTTTCGCGGCTACGGCGCGCCGCAAGGCCTCTTCGCCCTCGAATGTTTGATGGAAGAGATTGCGCTGGAGATGGGCCTCGACCCGGTTGAGTTCCGCTTGAAGAACGCGGTGAAGGTGGGCGACCCGGTGGCAATCACCGGCGCGGTGGGCGAAGGCGATCACGAGGCCGCGGCTCAGATCGTGCAGACCTGCGCCCTGCCCGAATGTGTGGAGCAAGGGGCCGCCGCCATTGCCTGGGATCGTAAACTCGATCCTGCATCTGCCTGGCGTGTCGATCCGAAACGGCCTCACATCCGGCGCGGGCTGGGCATGGCCGTCGCTATGCACGGCACAGCCATCGCCGGACTCGACATGGGCGCGGCCAGCATCAAGATGAACGACGATGGCAGTTTCAACGTCCTGGTCGGGGCCACCGACCTGGGCACCGGCTCGGACACGGTGCTGGCCCAGATCGCCGCCGAGACTCTCGGCGTGCCGTTGAACGACGTCGTCATCTACTCATCCGACACCGACTTCACCCCGTTTGACACCGGCGCTTACGCTTCCAGCACCACCTACATTTCCGGCGGCGCAGTGAAGAAAGCCGCCGAGAAAGTGCGCGCCCAAATTTTCGAGCGCGCCGCCAAAATGCTCAAGACTTCGCTCGAAGGCATGTCGCTCAAAGGCCGCTCGGTCTTTGCGCCCAACGGCGAAAGCGTGACGTTGGAAGCTGTGGCCCTCAACAGCCTGCACACCGAAGACCAGCAACAGATCATGGCCACCGCTTCGCACATGTCGCCGCACTCGCCGCCGCCCTTCGCTGCCCAATACGCCGAAGTGGAAGTGGACACCCAGACCGGTCAGGTGACGGTGACTAAACTGGTGATGGCCGTTGACTGCGGCACAGCCATCAATCCGCAAACGTCCATCGGCCAGATCGAAGGCGGGCAGGTGCAGGCTCTCGGTTACGCCGTCTCTGAAGAAATGGCCTACGACGAAAACGGGCGCTCGCTCGCCACGCGCTTCGGCGACTACCACATCTTTGCCGCCGACGAAGTGCCCGAAGTGCAAGCCATCCTTGTGCCAACTTACGAGCCGAGCGGCCCGTTCGGCGCGAAAGCCGTGGCCGAGATTCCGATGGACGGCGTCGCGCCCGCCGTCGCCAATGCCGTGTTCGACGCCGTCGGCGTCCGCATCCGCGATCTGCCGCTCACGCCGGAAAAGGTGTGGAAGGCGATGAAGGCACAGTAATCGTCGTGAGAGCGGCCTGTAGCCGCGATACTCAATGTCGCGTGTACAGCGCGCTCCCACCCAACAGAGGATCAAATGACAACATCAAAACACGTTCATAACTTCAACGCCGGCCCGGCGGTTCTGCCGCGCCCGGTGCTCGAAAAGGCTCAGGCCGAACTGCTCGACTATAACGGTTGCGGCCTTTCGGTGATGGAGATGAGTCACCGCTCGGCGGAATTTGAAGGGCTGATCAAGCAGGCCGAAGCTGATCTGCGGACTCTCCTCGGCCTGCCCTCAAATTACAAGGTGATGTTTTTACAGGGCGGGGCGACTCTGCAATTCGCCATGTTGCCCATGAACCTCCGCCCCGCCGGAGCCTCCGCCGATTACGTGGTCAGCGGAGTGTGGGGCAAGACGGCCCACAAAGAAGCCGACAAGCTCGGCCCGACTCGCCTGGCCGCCTCGACCGAGAAGACAGGCTTTGATCGTTTGCCCGCCCTCTCTGATCTCGACCTTGATCCCAAAGCCGCTTACTTGCACATCACCGCCAACGAAACGATTCACGGCAACGAGTGGCCGGACGGCGTGCAACCGGCTCCGTCCGACGGCGTGCCGCTGGTGTGCGATATGTCGTCCGACTTTTTGAGCAGGCCAGTGGACGTATCCAAATACGCGCTGATTTACGCGGGCGCGCAAAAGAACGCCGGCCCGGCGGGAACAACCGTCGTCATCATTCGCGACGACCTGCTGGCCCGCGTGCCGCCGAAGATGCCGGTCATGCTCGACTACAAAGTGCTGGCCGAGTCTGGCTCACTGCACAACACACCGCCCTCGTTCGCCATTTACATCGTCGGCCTGGTGTTCCGTTGGCTGTTGGATCTCGGCGGCCTGACCGAGATCGCCAAACGTAACGAAGCGAAGGCCAACCTAGTCTATCAGGTCATTGATCGCAGTGGCGGTTTCTATCGGGGCCACGCCCAGCCGGAGAGCCGATCCAAGATGAATATCCCTTTTCGCCTGCCCTCCGAAGAGTTGGAAAAGCAATTCGTGAAGGAGTCGGAGAAGCAGGGCCTGATCGGACTCAAGGGCCACCGCTCGGTGGGCGGCTTGCGCGCTTCGCTCTACAACGCCCTGCCGCACGAGTCAGCGGAAGTGCTGGCCCAGTTCATGATTGAGTTCCAGCGCGCGAATGGATAAAGCTGTGAGCAATTTTTTAGGCTACCGCTGTTCGTTGTGCGGCGCGGAGTACGCGCCCGATGCCGTTCAATACGTTTGCCCTAAACACGGCGACACAGGCAACCTCGACGTTGTCTTAGATTATGCCGCAATCAACCGCGCGGCCTCGCCCGACTCGATCTCAGCCTCGCCCGACTTTTCCATTTGGCGCTATCTGCCTCTTTTGCCAGTATCATTTCCGTTCCCTTCGTTAACTCCGTTGTCCGCTGTTGGCTGGACGCCACTTTATCGCGCCGACCGCCTCGCCGCCGATCTCAATTTGCGAAACGTGTTTGTGAAGGACGATGGCCGCAACCCGACCGCCTCGTTCAAAGATCGCGCCTCGGCGGTGGTGGTCGCGCGAGGGCGCGAGATCAAGGCTGAGGTGATCGCGGCGGCTTCCACCGGCAACGCGGGCGCGGCTCTGGCCGGGATGGCCGCCGCTGTCGCCCAACCCGTCGTCATCCTGGCCCCCGAAACCGCGCCGCCGGCAAAAGTCGCACAGTTGTTGATGTTTGGAGCGCGGGTGGTTTTGGTGAAGGGCAACTACGACCAGGCGTTTGACCTGACGCTGGAGGCCTCGCGCGAGTTCGGCTGGTATTGCCGCAACACCGGCTACAACCCGTTCACGGCTGAGGGCAAGAAGACGGCGGCGTTTGAGATGTGCGAGCAGTTCACGCAAATCTCCAATAACCAATTACCAATAACCAAATGGCTTGCCCCCGATCGCGTCTTCGTCTCAGTCGGCGATGGCAATATCATCTCCGGCATTCACAAGGGCTTCAAGGATTTGCTGGCCCTCGGCTGGATTGATAAGATGCCAAAGTTGATGGGTGTGCAGGCCGAAGGCTCGGCGGCGTGCGCCAACGCCTGGGCGGCGGACACCGAAACCATCACGCCTGTGTCAGCCAACACCCTCGCCGACAGCATTTCGGTGGACTTGCCGCGCGACGGCGTGCGGGCGGTGCGGGCCGTGCGCGACACCAGCGGCGAATATGTCGTCGTCAGCGACGAGGAAATTTTGGCGGCGATGCGCGACCTGGCGCGCGGGGCGGCGGTCTTCGCCGAGCCGGCCGGGGCCACGGCTTATGCCGGCCTGGTCAAAGCGGCGCGGAGTGGCCTGGTGAAAGCGGACGAAACGATTCTAGTGATGAACACCGGCAACGGTTTGAAGGACGTGAAGTCGGCGATGCGGGCGGCGGGCGAGGCGGTGCGCATTGAGCCGGAGTTGTCGGCGTTGAAGGCGCATTTTCAGAATAGACCTTATCGGAAATAAGCTCATAGCCCGCGTCCTCGCGGGCGGCCAACCGCGAGGACGCGGTTGGATAAGGTTTAATCGCTAAATCGAAATCAACCGAGCAGCACCAACCCAAAAAAGGCCCGGCTTCATGCACGAAGCCGGGCCTCTTCTTTTTGTGATTACGGCTTGGGCGTGTTTGACGGTGACGAGCCGCCGTTGCCGTTGCCGCCCCCTCCGCCTCCATTTCCACCACCTCCTCCGCCTCCATCTTCAGGTTTCGGCGTGCGTGTCGGTTCGGGCGTGTTGGACGAATTGGGCGTTTTCGTCGGCTCTTCAGTGCGAGTCGGCTCAGGCGTATTGGACGGCTGAGGCGTTTTGGTCGGCTCGAAGGTGTTGGTGGGTTGCGGCGTGTTCGAGGGCGACGAGCCGGAGTCTTGGCCAGGCTCTGGCGTGCGAGTCGGTTCAACCGTGTTGGACGGCGACGGCCCGCTGGACTCAGATGTGTTGGTGGGAACGGCAGGCGGCTCGGTGGGTTGGGCCGTGTTGGATGGCGACGGCCCGGCGTTGTCGCCGCTCCCGTTGTTGCTCTGAGACGAGCCGTTGCCTGACGACGAAGATTGAATAGAGTTGGAAGTGGTGGCCTGAGCTTCAACGGTGGCGGCGTTTTCGGTGGATACCGTTTGCAGTTGCAGTTCGATCTGCGCGCGCGTGTCGGGATCGGTTGTCAGAGAGAGTTGAAGTTCGAGCGCAGGCTGGCGGAGCGAGTAGAGAACATCGCCGGGCTTGCTGGCAACCGCCGCATTCGTGATCGTCGAGAGCAGAATGAACAGGCTGATGAGCGTGACAGCCAGCGCCGGCAGGGCCAGGACGGGAAGCGCAATTTTGCGCGCTAAACGGTTGAACATTGAAAACGATTCCTTTTTGATTCAGGGTTGAAGTTGTTGTAGTTGCTGGCCGGCTTGCGTTGCCCAGGTCGAGTCGGGCGCAAGGCTGAGCACCAGCCTGAATTCCTGCCGCGCCTTCTCGGCCTCGGCCTGGTAAGCGTAAACCACGCCCAGGTTGTAGTGCGCGGGCGCGTGGTCGGGGGCCAGGGCCACCGCCTTCTCAAGCGCCAATTCCGCCTTAGCCAGCTCTCCTGCGTTCGCATAAGCCACGCCCAAATTAAGTTGCGCCGTCGAAGAGGCGGGCGCAAGCATCACCGCCTGCTCGTAAGGCGTCAACGCCTCAACAAACTTGCCCTGATCCTGATACAAGTTGCCAAGCCCGATGTAAGCCTGAGCCAGGTTCGGGTCGGCCTCCAGCGCCGTTTGATATGCGGCCTCGGCTTTGGCCCATTCATTCAGCGCATGGTAGAGGGCGGCCAGGTTGTAATGCGCCTCGGCCAGCGCCGGATCAAAAGCGATGGCGGTTTGATATTCGGCAATCGCTTCATCCTGTCGCCCAAGTTGGGTCAGGGTGAGGCCCAGGCTGTTGTGCCAGTTGGCCTGGTTGGGGGCCTGCGCCAGCGCCGCGCGAAAACGCGCTTCGGCCAGAAGATAATCCCCCGCGTCGTAAGCGACCAATCCGTCCAGGTAGATTTGAGCCGGATCGGGCGTCTCGGTTGGAAGTTGTGTTGGAGACGGGGTGACGACTAATGGCGTGCCAGCCACAATGCGCGACGGGTCAACCGTCGCCAGGGTGTAGAACGTCATCGCGCTCACCCCCAGCGGCAGGGCCAGCATCGCCAGGAATCCCAGCGCCAGCCAGCGATTGACGATCATCGGGCCACACCTTCCAACACCGGCATGGCCACATCGGCGCCGCGTTGCAACTGCACCAGCCGGGCGTAATGCCCGCCGAGCCGGATGAGGTCGGCGTGGCGGCCCTTCTCCACGATACGGCCCTGCTCAAGCACCACGATGAGGTCGGCGTCGCGAATGGTAGACAGGCGATGGGCGATGATGAAGGTCGTGCGGCCCTGCATCAGGCGCTCCAGCGCGCTCATCACCAGTTCTTCCGATTCAGCGTCGAGGGCCGCCGTCGGCTCGTCGAGGATCAAAATGGGGGCGTTGCGCAACAAGGCGCGAGCGATGGCGATCCGTTGCCGCTGGCCGCCAGACAGCGTTGCGCCGCGCTCGCCGATGAGGGTCTCGTAACCTTTGGGCAGGCGGCGGATGAATTCGTCGGCGTTGGCGGCGCGGGCGGCGGCCAGAATATCGGCCTCGCTGGCGCCGGGGCGGCCATAGCCAATGTTGTCGCGGAGGGTGGTGGCGAACAGGACCGACTCCTGCGGCACGAGGGCAAACTGTCGTTGCAGGTCTTCTAATTTGATGTCACGCACGTTGACGCCGTCAATCAGAATCTGGCCCGCGCTCACGTCATAGAAGCGGATGAGGAGATTGGTGATGGTGGACTTGCCCGCGCCGGTCGCGCCGATCAGCGCCACCACCTGTCCGGCATCCACCCGCAAATCAAAATCTTGAAGGGTGGGCCGGTCTGGCGCGCTGGCGTAGGCAAACGTCACGTGGTCAAACGTCACCTGGCCTCTGGCCCGGCGCAGAGAGCGGGCGTTTGGCGACTGACGGATGCCAACATCGGCGTCCAACAACTCCGAGAG
This Chloroflexota bacterium DNA region includes the following protein-coding sequences:
- a CDS encoding FAD binding domain-containing protein, translating into MPIREYQRPKDLPAAQAALRQPGATPLMFGPRLPDDPFAGLDTVVDVSRLELNYIRASDAAIRIGAATPLQAIVESPEVQGEAHGLLAEAARLVAPLTLRNLATIGGASQAKDGPPEVKLALLVLDATRAPGDPLAEIVLPRSPQPSPGAALARVARSPRDEAIVAAAAKLSVESGLCRNVRLAVAGDSAQPLRVTSAEILLEGQPWSEDKLRAVVERVLAEAQPVGDYRGSAEYRKEMAGVLARRVLAEARERANN
- a CDS encoding YgeY family selenium metabolism-linked hydrolase; amino-acid sequence: MTTKVTPETVKQIQSRVAEQRETLIKFMREICAIPSMDSQIGPVGERIQAEMKKLGYDEVRFDKMGNTVGRIGNGPKKIVFDSHIDTVGIGDRSAWQWDPFEGKVEDGVLYARGACDEKGSTPGMVYGLAIARDLGLLDGWTAYYFGNMEEWCDGIAPNTFAEVDPKVRPDFVVIGEPTRMQVYRGHKGRVEIKVVSKGKSAHAASNHLGDNAIYKLLPLLAGIRDLEPQLGDHEFLGHGKITVSDMQVKTPSINAVPDEATVFIDRRLTFGEDKNAAIEQVRSLIPPEHRSSITVEEMFYQNPSYTGFVFPVDKYFPAWAYEDSHPLVQAGQAARKLIGLAEALSGKWSFSTNGIYWAGKARIASIGFGPGDEVTAHTVNDSVSLDDMVKATEFYAVLPGLL
- the npdG gene encoding NADPH-dependent F420 reductase translates to MPHRRHTLTTIAILGGTGHEGFGLGARWARAGHTIIIGSRAAEKAEAAANELNAQLGANSVRGLENPAAAQAAEIVVIAVPYSAHAPTLESVREAVQGKIFVDVTVPLVPPKVSRVQMPAAGSASQEAQNLLGPNVKVVTAFQSISAEHLKDPDRAIDCDVLVCGDDKEAKAVVIGLAADAGMKAWDAGPLANAVVVEGLTSVLIGLNQKHKVKSSGIKITGIN
- a CDS encoding LLM class flavin-dependent oxidoreductase — protein: MTQRVALYLQDAHPLQDGIKYAQYAESKGFEAVWQAESRLVRDAVVPMAAFAATTSKIKIGSGVINNWTRNIGLLAATWLTLDDLAPNRMICGIGAWWDPLAKNVGIERKKPLLAMRETIEVMRRLLRMENVTFHGEFHHVTGIELDVVHGRREPRNVPIYIGATGDQMMELTGEIADGAVLNYCVPPEYNDKALELLDKGAKKSGRRLEDIDRPQLVVCSVDHDRKKAIEAAKVLLTQYLAQQPHIAKASGVSEDIVKKVQSILGWPATKEQVHEAMQFVPDDFVLKISATGTPDEARAKVQEYIKRGCTCPILYPMSDPYLMIDTFTQA
- a CDS encoding EF2563 family selenium-dependent molybdenum hydroxylase system protein, with translation MQTLAAAPLVLIRGGGDLATGIAHRLRRAGLAVLVTELPQPLTVRRAVAFAEAVYEGEIEVEGITARRAPDLQAALICINVGEVAVLVDDVGLSLPRLQPPIVVDARMAKQPLDTRLTDAPLVIGIGPGFVAGENCHAVVETNRGHNLGRVYWQGCAETDTGQPEAVQGFTGQRVLRAPSDGLFIGHARIGDKIKAGEALASVAGQPIITTFDGVLRGILHDGIPVTAGMKVGDLDPRGRPDYCFTISDKARAVGGGVLEAILAGVDKRRPQPGNSTTNSQGVSA
- a CDS encoding adenosine-specific kinase, which produces MELSTVKIEKPETINFILGQSHFIKTVEDIHEALVNAVPGIKFGLAFCEASGKCLIRWTGTDEAMIELARRNAQTVGAGHSFIIFLGDGFYPINVLNTIKAVPEICGVFCATANPVEVVIAKTDQGRGILGVVDGFSPKGIEGDEDIAWRKGFLRQIGYKS